The sequence GGCACCAGAAGCAGCAGAGTAATAAAGTATTCCATAGCCCCTGACTTATGAGTGAGGGGCTATGTTATCTCAAGGGCCGGATGCCCTTGTGTTAAACAAATGGATGAAAGGATATTTATCCAATGTTTGTCTTCGGGAGTAGGAAATGAAGCCTTTCTTGCGCTGGTGTTACGTTGCGACAGCACTCATGCTGGCAGGATGCAGCAACCATGATTGGCGTAAAGACGAGGTGTTGGCTATCCCGTTGCAACCGACGTTGCAGCAGGAAGTGATTCTGGCACGCATGGAACAAATCCTTGCAAGTCGGGCACTTACGGATGATGAGCGCGCACAGCTTTTATATGAGCGCGGAGTGCTGTATGATAGCCTCGGGCTACGGGCACTAGCGCGAAATGATTTTTCGCAAGCGTTAGCTATTCGTCCTGATATGCCAGAAGTTTTTAACTATCTGGGCATTTATTTAACGCAGGCAGGCAATTTTGATGCTGCCTATGAAGCGTTTGATTCTGTACTAGAGCTTGATCCAACTTACAATTACGCGCGTTTAAACCGGGGTATCGCTCTTTATTATGGCGGTCGACTCCCGTTGGCGCAGGATGATCTGCAGGCGTTTTATCAAGACGATCCAAATGATCCCTTCCGTTCGTTGTGGCTGTATCTGGTGGAAAGAGAAATCGATCCCAAGACAGCGGCAGTAGCGTTACAACAACGCTATGAAAAATCGGACAGAGGGCAATGGGGATGGAATATTGTCGAATTCTACTTGGGCACGATCAGCGAAAAAACGCTGATGGAAAGGCTCAAAGCAGATGCAATGGATAACACTTCGCTCGCTGAGCATCTCAGTGAAACTGACTTCTATTTAGGTAAACATTACCTAAGTCTGGGGGACAAGGACACCGCTTCGGCGCTGTTCAAACTGACGGTAGCTAACAACGTTCATAACTTTGTTGAGCACCGCTATGCATTGTTGGAATTGGCGCTTTTGGGCCAAGAACAAGACGACCTATCGGAATCGGACCAGCAATAGCTGACGAACAACTATCAGCCTGATATACCTTGGTTTTTACCAACGTTAATCACCCTAACAGGTGATGGCCTTTTTGTTCGTTTTATAATCTAATTTGAGCCGGTTCACACTTTTCAATGAAAATGACTGAAAATTTTCTCGACGAGTTATGTAGACTGGCTGCCATTATTAATGAGGCACGTGTACATGACTACTGAGCTTGAAACCTCTTTTGCTGATCTGGGGCTGTCCGCTCCTATTCTTTCCGCTCTAACTAGCCTTGGTTATGAAAAACCATCGCCAATCCAGTTAGAATGTATCCCACACCTGTTAAACGGCCGTGATGTTCTCGGCATGGCACAAACAGGCAGTGGCAAAACAGCCGCGTTTGGTCTGCCGCTGTTACACAATATTAAAGCTGAGCTGAAAGCCCCACAGGTTCTGGTATTAGCACCGACCCGTGAGTTGGCTATTCAGGTCGCCGAAGCACTCTCTAGCTTCTCTAAAGACATTAATGGCGTCAACGTAGTGGCCCTGTACGGTGGCCAGCGTTATGACGTTCAATTACGCGCTTTGCGCCAAGGTCCACAAATTGTTGTTGGCACCCCAGGTCGTCTGCTTGACCACCTGAAACGCGGCACCCTTAACTTGTCCAACCTGAGCGGTTTAGTGTTGGATGAAGCAGATGAAATGCTGCGCATGGGCTTTATCGAAGACGTTGAAACTATCATGGCGCAGATCCCGGCTGAACATCAGACCGCGCTGTTCTCTGCAACTATGCCAGAAGCGATTCGCCGTATTACCCGTCGCTTCATGAAAGATCCACAGGAAGTGCGCATTCAGTCCAGTGTCACTACCCGCCCGGACATCAGCCAGAGTTTCTGGAGAGTGGGTGGCGGTTATAACAAAAAAGAAGCGTTGGTTCGTTTCTTGGAATCTGAAGATTTCGACGCAGCCATCATCTTCGTGCGTACCAAAAACGCGACGCTGGAAGTTGCAGAAGCCTTGGAACGCAGCGGTTATAGCAGTGCCGCACTGAACGGCGACATGAACCAGTCTTTACGTGAGCAGACACTGGATCGCCTGAAAGATGGCCGTCTGGATATTCTGATCGCCACTGACGTTGCGGCTCGTGGTTTGGACGTAGAGCGCATCAGCTTGGTAGTAAACTATGATATCCCTATGGATTCAGAGTCTTATGTTCACCGTATCGGCCGTACCGGTCGTGCGGGCCGTGCGGGTCGTGCGTTGCTGTTCGTTGAGAACCGCGAACGTCGCCTGTTGCAGAACATTGAACGCACCATGAAACTGACTATCCCAGAAGTTCAGTTGCCGAATGCCGAACTGCTGGGCGAACGTCGCTTAGCGCAGTTTGCTGCTAAAGTTGGCCAACAGCTGGAAAGCAGTGATTTGGATCTGTACCGTGCATTGCTGGCTAAACTGCAACCAGAAGAAGAGTTTGATCTCGAAACGCTGGCTGCTGCGCTGCTGAAAATGGCACAGGGCGAACGTCCTCTGATTCTGCCACCAGAAGCACCTCGTCGTCCGCAACGTGAATTCAATTCTCGTGATGACCGTGGGAGCGATCGTGGTAATGATCGTGGCCGTGACCGTGGTGACAGCCGTCGTGAGCCTCGCGCTGATAGCCGTGATGGTGGCGAGCGTCCAGCACGTCGCGAACGCCGTGATGTTGGTGAGATGGAGCTGTACCGCATTGAAGTGGGCCGTGATGATGGTGTTGAAGTTCGTCATATCGTTGGCGCTATCGCTAACGAAGGTGATATCAGCAGCCGTTATATCGGTAACATCAAGCTGTTTGCTTCTCACTCAACTATCGAGCTGCCAAAAGGTATGCCGGGCGAAATGTTATCTCACTTCACCCGTACCCGTATCCTGAACAAGCCGCTGAACATGCAGCTGTTGGGTGATGCACAGCCACACGAACGTCGTGAGCGTCCAGCCGGCGGTAACGGTGGTGAGCGTCGTGGCGGTCCTCGTGCTGCAGGTGGTGAACGTCGTGATGGCGCAGGTGCTCCTCCTCGTCGTTCATTCGGCAGCGACCGTGCTCCAGCTGGTAATGGTGGTGGTGAACGTCGTGGTAGCCGTGATGGTCAGCGTTCAGCTGCACCACGTCGTGATGATGCTGCTGCACCTGCCGCAGCGCCAGCACGTCGTCGTTTCGGTGATGCATAACTCTTAGTCATCCCTGATGATTAAACGTAAAAACCAGCCCTCGGGCTGGTTTTTTTATGTCTGCAATTCCTTGCCAGAGAGTGGGTTACAAGCGGTCAACCGGCTGCAAGTCTTGCTGTAAACCTGCGACTATCTCGAAGGAGTGTAGCCGTGCTTGATGATCAAAAATTTGACCATTGATCATCAACTCATCGGCTTGAGTCTCCCGCAATAGGGACTGTAGCCCATGCCGTACTTTGCTTTTATCGCCAATGATGGATAAGCGCAGCGCCTGATCGACACCAAACAGTTCCGCTGGCGAGCAAATTTTCTCCATCTCTTCCACTGGCGGCGGTAACTGGCCCGGCGTACCACGGCGCAGGCTGACAAACTGCTGCTGCATTGAGGTAAACAGGAAGCGGGCATCACGCTCACTGTCTGCGGCCACCACGTTGACACACACAATGGCGTAAGGTTTTGAGCATTGTGCTGATGGCTTAAAGTTCTCCCGATAGAGGGAGAGTGCTTGAAATAGCATGTCGGGCGCGAAGTGGGAGGCGAAGGCAAACGGTAGGCCCATGGCGGCGGCGAGTTGCGCACTGTACAGGCTTGAACCCAGCAGCCACAACGGGACATGTAAACCTTGGCCCGGTACGGCTTGTACCCCTTGCCCTGGCTGCACTTCAGCAAAGTAATTTTGCAACTCGCGCACATCAGATGGGAAGTTATCCACCTCACCAGACAGATGACGGCGCAGTGCCATCATGGTGCGCTGATCACTGCCGGGCGCACGGCCCAGACCGAGGTCGATACGATCAGGGTAGAGGGAGGCGAGGGTGCCAAACTGCTCGGCAATCACCAGTGGCGAATGGTTAGGCAGCATAACACCACCAGAACCCACGCGGATGGTGTGAGTGCCACCGGCTATATAGCCAATCAGCACCGAGGTCGCCGCACTGGCAATGCCTGTCATATTGTGGTGTTCGGCGAGCCAGTAACGGTGATATCCCCATTTTTCAGCATGTTGTGCTAAATCTAACGAAGCATGGAAGGCATCCCGCGCAGTTTTACCCAGCGCTATCGGTGATAGGTCGAGCACCGACAGGGGGATTGTATTTTTATCAGTGATAGAAACAGTTTGATCAGTCATAGAATCGTCCATCTTAACCTTATGTCGAGTCGCTTGAAGGGCGAACGCATTATCCTCTTGGTACTTGAAGCCGCAGCGGTGCTAACTAACGAGCTGCAACTCCAACGACTTTGAGGATCTATTCAAGTGATAACCGCATTAATTTACCCACAAAAAATGGCAGAAAATGCAAGGCTATTACCCTTAGCAGCATAATCTAAATAACAGTTACTGAAGCGGTAATAAATGCGGCGATTAAAGGACTAGTGAACCTATGAAGAAGAAAACCTTATTTACCCTGTTATTAGTGGTGGTGGTTATTGCCATGGCGGTGCTGTTCCGTGCCCATAACCAAGACCTGTTATTGCAGGGTGAAGTGGATGCGCCGGAAGTGATTGTGTCGTCTAAAGCTAAAGGTCGGGTGATTGAACGCCATGTGGAACGTGGTGATGATGTCAAAGCCGGACAATTGTTGATGACATTGGAAAGCCCGGAGCTGATGGCTCAATTAGCCGGGCTGGAAGCGGCTCGCGATCAGGCACAGGCGCAGTTAGATGAATCGCTGCATGGCACGCGGGAAGAGAGTATACGCAATCTAAAAGCCACTCTGGCACAGGCTCAAGCAGAATATGAAAATGCGCTCCACACTTATAATCGCAATAATAGTGTGGCGGCTAAAGGGTTTATCTCAGCGTCGGAGTTGGAAAACTCACGCCGTGCCAAAGATACTGCCTATCAGCAAGTTCAGGCTGCTCAGGCTAAT comes from Yersinia mollaretii ATCC 43969 and encodes:
- the nlpI gene encoding lipoprotein NlpI codes for the protein MKPFLRWCYVATALMLAGCSNHDWRKDEVLAIPLQPTLQQEVILARMEQILASRALTDDERAQLLYERGVLYDSLGLRALARNDFSQALAIRPDMPEVFNYLGIYLTQAGNFDAAYEAFDSVLELDPTYNYARLNRGIALYYGGRLPLAQDDLQAFYQDDPNDPFRSLWLYLVEREIDPKTAAVALQQRYEKSDRGQWGWNIVEFYLGTISEKTLMERLKADAMDNTSLAEHLSETDFYLGKHYLSLGDKDTASALFKLTVANNVHNFVEHRYALLELALLGQEQDDLSESDQQ
- the yrbN gene encoding protein YrbN; the encoded protein is MTENFLDELCRLAAIINEARVHDY
- a CDS encoding DEAD/DEAH family ATP-dependent RNA helicase — protein: MTTELETSFADLGLSAPILSALTSLGYEKPSPIQLECIPHLLNGRDVLGMAQTGSGKTAAFGLPLLHNIKAELKAPQVLVLAPTRELAIQVAEALSSFSKDINGVNVVALYGGQRYDVQLRALRQGPQIVVGTPGRLLDHLKRGTLNLSNLSGLVLDEADEMLRMGFIEDVETIMAQIPAEHQTALFSATMPEAIRRITRRFMKDPQEVRIQSSVTTRPDISQSFWRVGGGYNKKEALVRFLESEDFDAAIIFVRTKNATLEVAEALERSGYSSAALNGDMNQSLREQTLDRLKDGRLDILIATDVAARGLDVERISLVVNYDIPMDSESYVHRIGRTGRAGRAGRALLFVENRERRLLQNIERTMKLTIPEVQLPNAELLGERRLAQFAAKVGQQLESSDLDLYRALLAKLQPEEEFDLETLAAALLKMAQGERPLILPPEAPRRPQREFNSRDDRGSDRGNDRGRDRGDSRREPRADSRDGGERPARRERRDVGEMELYRIEVGRDDGVEVRHIVGAIANEGDISSRYIGNIKLFASHSTIELPKGMPGEMLSHFTRTRILNKPLNMQLLGDAQPHERRERPAGGNGGERRGGPRAAGGERRDGAGAPPRRSFGSDRAPAGNGGGERRGSRDGQRSAAPRRDDAAAPAAAPARRRFGDA
- a CDS encoding luciferase-like monooxygenase; amino-acid sequence: MDDSMTDQTVSITDKNTIPLSVLDLSPIALGKTARDAFHASLDLAQHAEKWGYHRYWLAEHHNMTGIASAATSVLIGYIAGGTHTIRVGSGGVMLPNHSPLVIAEQFGTLASLYPDRIDLGLGRAPGSDQRTMMALRRHLSGEVDNFPSDVRELQNYFAEVQPGQGVQAVPGQGLHVPLWLLGSSLYSAQLAAAMGLPFAFASHFAPDMLFQALSLYRENFKPSAQCSKPYAIVCVNVVAADSERDARFLFTSMQQQFVSLRRGTPGQLPPPVEEMEKICSPAELFGVDQALRLSIIGDKSKVRHGLQSLLRETQADELMINGQIFDHQARLHSFEIVAGLQQDLQPVDRL
- a CDS encoding HlyD family secretion protein, yielding MKKKTLFTLLLVVVVIAMAVLFRAHNQDLLLQGEVDAPEVIVSSKAKGRVIERHVERGDDVKAGQLLMTLESPELMAQLAGLEAARDQAQAQLDESLHGTREESIRNLKATLAQAQAEYENALHTYNRNNSVAAKGFISASELENSRRAKDTAYQQVQAAQANLDQGFHGDRLELRDKYAAAVRQAEQDLAQLKAQTDDLQVRAPVAGEVGPIPAEVGELLNASSPLLTLIRLPQVYFVFNLREDILASVRKGDKITLRVPALKEQEIMAEVRYIAPLGDYATKRATRATGDFDLKTFEVRLYPMQPVDNLRPGMSALWQWKE